A window of the Plectropomus leopardus isolate mb unplaced genomic scaffold, YSFRI_Pleo_2.0 unplaced_scaffold3180, whole genome shotgun sequence genome harbors these coding sequences:
- the LOC121938752 gene encoding CST complex subunit CTC1-like has translation DRDSLDHIVNVCSKIIGVQLKDLSSLRKKCVVQKARIVPHDPSVLIGCGVSGRRGVDLHTDSTLQVQPDWRFHTLTRPLLLHTCSQVVSPSSVLSVSDVLDCRSELVRFQAQVCERISLNNRTTNSTAGVCSGVCSGVRLTVCDRSGKSLQVYLDLSHTPYPPGLLPGNTLLLSAVQRRESRSGGVYCSFLPVSSVTVMSLGDPSSAPPPPVPMMQLGVWSASREQRCTVGQVKGHVVRFLFLQLQWSCTLCHSLYTQ, from the exons GAGTCCAGCTGAAGGACCTGAGCTCCCTCAGGAAGAAATGTGTGGTCCAGAAAGCCCGTATTGTCCCTCAT GATCCGAGCGTTCTCATTGGCTGTGGAGTCTctgggaggaggggggtggatCTTCACACTGACTCCACCCTCCAGGTCCAACCTGATTGGAGGTTCCACACTCTGACACGcccactgctgctgcacacctgctcacag GTTGTGTCCCCgtcctctgtcctgtctgtctctgacgTGCTGGACTGCAG gtcagAGTTGGTGCGTTTTCAGGCTCAGGTGTGTGAAAGGATCAGTCTGAACAACAGGACCACCAACTCcactgcaggtgtgtgttcaggtgtgtgttcaggtgtgcgGCTCACAGTGTGTGACCGCAGTGGAAAGAGTCTTCAGGTTTACTTGGACTTAAGCCACACCCCCTACCCACCTGGCCTGTTGCCTGGCAACACACTGCTACTGTCTGCTGTCCAGAGGAGAGAGtccag gtcagGAGGTGTGTACTGCAGCTTCCTTCCTGTCAGCTCAGTAACTGTGATGTCACTGGGAGATCCGAG CTCAGCACCGCCTCCTCCAGTTCCCATGATGCAGCTGGGTGTGTGGTCAGCGAGCAGGGAGCAGAGGTGCACTGTGGgtcaggtcaaaggtcatgtgGTTCGTTTCCTGttcctgcagctgcagtggaGCTGCACACTGTGCCACAGCCTCTATACACAG